In Primulina eburnea isolate SZY01 chromosome 3, ASM2296580v1, whole genome shotgun sequence, one DNA window encodes the following:
- the LOC140827438 gene encoding mitogen-activated protein kinase homolog NTF3-like, protein MATPVEPPNGIRSRGKHYYSMWQTLFEIDTKYVPIKPIGRGAYGIVCSSVNRETNEKVAIKKIHNAFENRIDALRTLRELKLLRHLRHENVIALKDVMLPIQKGSFKDVYLVYELMDTDLHQIIKSSQTLTNDHCQYFLFQLLRGLKYLHSANILHRDLKPGNLLINANCDLRICDFGLARTNSCKGQFMTEYVVTRWYRAPELLLCCDNYGTSIDVWSVGCIFAELLGRKPVFPGTECLNQLKLIINILGSQQEDDLKFIDNPKAKKYIKSLPFSMGTTFSHLYPHAHPLAIDLLQKMLVFDPSKRIGVTEALQHPYMSPLYDPRCDPPAQVPINLDIDEDLGEETIRELMWMEILNYHPEAVAASMEITI, encoded by the exons ATGGCAACTCCAGTGGAACCTCCAAATGGCATTAGATCTCGAGGGAAACATTATTACTCAATGTGGCAAACACTTTTTGAGATCGACACTAAATACGTGCCGATCAAGCCTATTGGTCGAGGAGCTTATGGCATCGTGTGTTCTTCTGTCAACAGAGAAACTAATGAAAAGGTTGCAATCAAGAAGATACATAATGCTTTTGAGAATCGTATTGATGCACTCAGAACCTTGCGCGAACTTAAGCTTCTCCGGCATCTTAGACATGAAAACGTGATAGCTCTCAAAGATGTTATGCTACCTATACAAAAGGGCAGTTTCAAGGATGTTTACTTGGTCTACGAGCTTATGGATACTGATTTGCATCAGATAATCAAGTCCTCTCAGACACTTACAAATGATCATTGCCAGTATTTCCTCTTCCAG TTACTGAGAGGTCTGAAATATCTCCACTCAGCAAACATTCTTCATCGAGACTTAAAGCCAGGGAACCTACTGATCAATGCAAACTGTGATCTAAGAATATGTGATTTCGGGCTCGCACGCACAAACAGCTGCAAAGGTCAGTTCATGACAGAATATGTGGTCACTCGCTGGTACCGTGCTCCGGAGCTCCTTCTCTGCTGTGACAACTATGGTACATCCATTGATGTGTGGTCTGTTGGTTGCATCTTTGCGGAACTTCTTGGCAGGAAGCCCGTTTTTCCAGGTACCGAATGCCTTAACCAGCTTAAATTAATCATCAACATACTCGGTAGTCAACAGGAAGATGATCTCAAATTCATTGACAATCCAAAGGCCAAAAAGTACATCAAATCTCTTCCATTCTCCATGGGAACTACGTTTTCTCACCTTTACCCTCACGCCCATCCTTTAGCAATTGATCTTTTGCAAAAGATGCTCGTCTTCGACCCTTCGAAGAGGATTGGTGTAACCGAAGCGCTTCAACACCCGTACATGTCTCCCTTATACGATCCAAGATGCGACCCTCCGGCGCAAGTCCCCATCAATCTTGACATAGATGAGGATTTAGGGGAAGAGACAATTAGGGAATTGATGTGGATGGAAATACTAAACTACCATCCTGAAGCTGTTGCTGCCAGTATGGAAATCACCATATAA